One part of the Longimicrobiaceae bacterium genome encodes these proteins:
- a CDS encoding metal-dependent transcriptional regulator, whose amino-acid sequence MFSPVVEDYLKAVWALQQTEAPVSTSRIAERLGLSPAAVTAMVKRLAEQGLLRHEPYYGVRLTAAGELAALRIVRRHRVLELFLVEVLGYEWDRVHDEAERLEHAASDELIERLARLLGEPERDPHGNAIPSAEGEMDRAQYPALAEVQPGESTRVLEVEVEEPDQLRYLGSLDLYPGSEVEVRSKQPFEGPISLVVNGEPQVISHSLAQRIRVHADAEGPGRRTEVAR is encoded by the coding sequence ATGTTCTCACCGGTCGTAGAAGACTACCTCAAGGCGGTCTGGGCGCTCCAGCAGACGGAGGCTCCGGTCTCCACCTCGCGCATCGCCGAGCGGCTGGGGCTCTCCCCCGCCGCGGTGACGGCCATGGTGAAGCGCCTGGCCGAGCAGGGCCTGCTGCGGCACGAGCCGTACTACGGCGTGCGCCTCACCGCGGCGGGGGAGCTGGCCGCGCTCCGCATCGTTCGCCGGCACCGCGTGCTGGAGCTGTTCCTGGTGGAGGTGCTCGGCTACGAGTGGGACCGGGTGCACGACGAAGCGGAGCGCCTGGAGCACGCCGCCAGCGACGAGCTGATCGAGAGGCTCGCGCGGCTCCTCGGCGAGCCGGAGCGCGACCCGCACGGCAACGCCATCCCCTCCGCGGAGGGGGAGATGGACCGCGCGCAGTACCCCGCCCTGGCCGAGGTGCAGCCCGGCGAGTCCACCCGCGTGCTGGAGGTGGAGGTGGAGGAGCCGGACCAGCTCCGCTACCTGGGCTCGCTGGACCTGTATCCCGGCTCGGAGGTGGAGGTGCGCAGCAAGCAGCCCTTCGAAGGGCCGATCTCCCTGGTCGTGAACGGGGAGCCGCAGGTGATCTCGCACTCGCTGGCCCAGCGGATCCGGGTCCACGCCGACGCGGAGGGGCCGGGGCGGCGGACCGAGGTCGCGAGGTAG